Proteins from one Bradyrhizobium roseum genomic window:
- the trpD gene encoding anthranilate phosphoribosyltransferase produces MDDLKSIIGKVATGATLSRDEAASAFDAMMSGEATPSQMGGLLMALRVRGETVDEITGAVSAMRGKMLRVTAPADAVDVVGTGGDGSGSVNVSTCAAFIVAGTGVPVAKHGNRALSSRSGAADVLASLGVKIDLTPERVGRCVAEAGIGFMFAPAHHPAMKNVGPTRVELATRTIFNLLGPLSNPAGVKRQMVGVFSRQWVQPLAQVLKNLGSESVWVVHGSDGLDEITLTGPSFVASLHNGEITTFEVKPEDAGLTRCGADALKGGDADANAVALQSVLNGKPSAYRDVALLNAAAALIVAGRAKDLREGVAIGAKSLDSGAAAARLKHLIAVSRG; encoded by the coding sequence ATGGATGACCTGAAATCGATCATCGGAAAGGTCGCCACCGGCGCGACGCTGTCGCGCGACGAGGCGGCTTCCGCCTTCGACGCCATGATGTCCGGGGAAGCCACGCCCTCGCAGATGGGCGGGCTGTTGATGGCGCTCAGAGTCCGCGGCGAGACCGTCGACGAGATCACCGGCGCGGTGTCGGCGATGCGCGGCAAGATGCTGCGCGTCACGGCGCCGGCGGACGCCGTCGACGTGGTCGGCACCGGCGGCGACGGCTCCGGTTCGGTCAACGTCTCGACCTGCGCGGCTTTCATCGTCGCAGGCACCGGCGTGCCGGTCGCCAAGCACGGCAACCGCGCGCTGTCCTCGCGCTCGGGCGCGGCCGACGTACTGGCCTCGCTCGGCGTCAAGATCGACCTCACGCCCGAACGGGTCGGCCGCTGCGTGGCGGAAGCCGGCATCGGCTTCATGTTCGCGCCTGCGCATCATCCGGCGATGAAGAACGTCGGCCCGACCCGGGTCGAGCTCGCCACCCGCACGATCTTCAACCTGCTCGGCCCGCTCTCCAATCCGGCCGGCGTCAAACGGCAGATGGTCGGCGTGTTCTCCCGGCAATGGGTGCAGCCCCTGGCGCAGGTCTTGAAAAACCTCGGCTCCGAATCCGTCTGGGTGGTGCATGGTTCCGACGGACTCGACGAAATCACCCTCACAGGCCCGAGTTTCGTCGCGAGCCTCCACAACGGCGAGATCACGACATTCGAGGTGAAACCGGAGGACGCCGGCCTCACCCGCTGCGGCGCCGATGCGCTGAAGGGCGGCGACGCCGACGCCAATGCGGTCGCGTTGCAAAGCGTGCTGAACGGCAAGCCCAGCGCCTATCGTGACGTCGCGCTGCTGAACGCCGCCGCGGCGCTGATCGTCGCCGGCCGCGCCAAGGACCTCAGGGAAGGCGTCGCGATCGGCGCAAAATCGCTCGACAGCGGCGCCGCGGCGGCGCGGCTGAAACATTTGATCGCGGTCTCGCGCGGCTGA
- a CDS encoding peptidylprolyl isomerase, which yields MLRGIRKASSNWLGKIVMATVMGVLIVSFAVWGIADIFKGFGQSSLAKIGKTEISTEQFRQIYTERLQQLGRSFGRPLTSEQARAFGLDRQVLQQTIQEAALDEEARRMGLAQSQEETMRLIYNDPNFKGLGGKFDPQRFQATIRQFGYTEQRYLAEQRRLGLRRQIASTVSAGVEPPKVLLDAMTRFQNEQRSMEYVKLETAQAGTIDAPSPEALAAYFEERKTQFRAPEYRKLSFVVISPEEIGKWTEVSDEDAKKIFEQRRDQLGTPEKREVSQMVFPNEAEAQAARARITSGTSFDDVAKERNLNLADVDLGLIAKSAIIDPAIADAAFALPSGEVSQPIKGQFGVALVKIGKIEPGVTPTYESVAAQVKKELATERARVRMGEIQNKMEDERSGGANVVEASQKLGLTAVTIDAVDRSGRKPDGQLVTNIPRGLDVVSQAFNSDVGVDNEPIQFAGGYAWYDVLGVTPSRERPLDEVRAQVEAKWREDQISNKLRTMAAEMVKKVEQGATLAAEATAVGSKVETATGFRRDASLSGVPSSAITAAFRTPKDGVGQTSGSGGSEWIVFRVTDVTVPPVDAASDEMKKLKDLLERGLADEQVAQYVRKIESEIGTTINQAAFAQVTGANN from the coding sequence ATGCTTCGAGGAATTCGGAAAGCCTCATCAAACTGGCTCGGCAAGATTGTCATGGCCACCGTGATGGGCGTTTTGATTGTCAGTTTCGCGGTCTGGGGCATTGCCGACATCTTCAAGGGGTTCGGCCAGTCGTCGCTCGCCAAGATCGGCAAGACCGAGATTTCGACCGAGCAGTTCCGCCAGATCTATACCGAACGGCTGCAGCAACTCGGGCGCAGCTTTGGCCGGCCGCTCACGTCCGAACAGGCCCGCGCCTTCGGGCTCGATCGGCAGGTGCTGCAGCAGACAATCCAGGAAGCCGCGCTGGATGAGGAAGCACGCCGCATGGGCCTCGCCCAGTCGCAGGAAGAAACCATGCGGCTGATCTACAACGATCCCAATTTCAAGGGATTGGGTGGCAAGTTCGATCCCCAGCGCTTCCAGGCCACGATCCGCCAGTTCGGCTACACCGAGCAGCGCTATCTGGCCGAACAGCGCCGGCTCGGCCTGCGGCGCCAGATCGCCAGCACCGTGTCCGCCGGCGTGGAGCCGCCAAAAGTCCTGCTCGACGCCATGACGCGTTTCCAGAACGAGCAGCGCTCGATGGAATACGTCAAGCTCGAGACCGCGCAGGCCGGCACCATCGACGCCCCCTCGCCCGAGGCGCTGGCCGCCTATTTCGAGGAGCGCAAGACGCAGTTCCGCGCGCCCGAATACCGCAAGCTGTCCTTTGTCGTGATCAGCCCCGAAGAGATCGGCAAATGGACCGAGGTCTCCGACGAGGACGCCAAGAAAATCTTCGAGCAGCGCCGCGACCAGCTCGGCACGCCGGAGAAGCGTGAAGTGTCGCAGATGGTGTTTCCGAACGAGGCCGAGGCGCAGGCCGCGCGCGCCCGCATCACGTCCGGCACGTCGTTCGACGACGTCGCCAAGGAACGCAATCTTAATCTGGCCGACGTCGATCTCGGCCTGATCGCCAAGAGCGCGATCATTGATCCGGCGATTGCGGACGCGGCGTTCGCGCTGCCGTCAGGCGAAGTCAGCCAGCCCATCAAGGGCCAATTCGGCGTGGCGCTGGTCAAGATTGGCAAGATCGAGCCGGGCGTAACGCCGACCTATGAGAGCGTCGCCGCGCAGGTGAAAAAGGAACTTGCGACCGAGCGGGCGCGCGTCAGGATGGGCGAGATCCAGAACAAGATGGAAGACGAGCGCTCCGGCGGCGCCAATGTGGTGGAGGCCTCGCAAAAGCTCGGCCTGACCGCCGTCACGATCGACGCCGTCGACCGCTCCGGCCGCAAGCCCGATGGGCAACTGGTCACCAACATCCCGCGCGGCCTCGACGTCGTCTCCCAGGCGTTCAACAGCGATGTCGGCGTCGACAACGAGCCGATCCAGTTTGCCGGCGGCTATGCCTGGTACGACGTGCTCGGCGTCACGCCCTCGCGCGAACGCCCGCTCGACGAGGTCCGCGCCCAGGTCGAGGCGAAATGGCGCGAAGACCAGATCTCGAACAAGCTGCGCACGATGGCGGCCGAGATGGTGAAGAAGGTCGAGCAAGGCGCCACGCTCGCCGCTGAGGCAACCGCGGTCGGATCGAAAGTTGAAACAGCCACCGGTTTCCGCCGCGACGCTTCGTTGTCCGGCGTCCCCTCCTCCGCGATAACGGCCGCGTTCCGGACGCCCAAGGACGGCGTCGGACAGACCTCGGGCTCAGGCGGCAGCGAGTGGATCGTGTTCCGCGTCACCGACGTGACCGTGCCGCCGGTCGACGCCGCTTCCGACGAGATGAAGAAGCTGAAGGACCTCCTGGAGCGCGGCCTCGCCGACGAACAGGTCGCGCAATATGTGAGGAAGATCGAATCCGAGATCGGTACCACCATCAACCAGGCCGCCTTCGCGCAGGTGACGGGCGCTAACAACTGA
- a CDS encoding DUF3551 domain-containing protein, translated as MRKTTLAIATGLLAVASIAGAAPASAYDYPYCLQGRGVGIPGDCSYRTYSQCQASASGRGLTCNINPRVAFQQSRMRVIRSY; from the coding sequence ATGCGTAAGACAACCCTGGCTATTGCGACCGGCTTGCTTGCCGTTGCCTCTATCGCCGGCGCCGCGCCTGCCTCCGCTTACGACTATCCGTACTGTCTTCAGGGCCGCGGTGTCGGCATCCCCGGAGACTGCTCCTACCGGACCTATTCGCAATGTCAGGCAAGCGCGTCCGGGCGTGGGCTCACATGCAACATCAACCCGCGAGTAGCGTTTCAACAGTCCCGGATGCGGGTGATCAGGAGCTACTGA
- the tpiA gene encoding triose-phosphate isomerase, protein MTDAIRHLIAGNWKMNGLKSSLAEFEAMIAGAGALAGKADLLVCPPATLIAGFADRARGSKLAVGAQDCHAKASGAHTGDLSAEMLADAGASAIIVGHSERRADHGESDALVRQKAEAAWRAGLVAIVCIGETQQQRDAGQTLDICGGQLAGSLPDGTTAANLVVAYEPVWAIGTGLTPTPADVEQVHRFIRGVLTSRFKAEGGKIRILYGGSVKPSNAAELMAVSDVNGALVGGASLKAVDFLAIAEGC, encoded by the coding sequence ATGACCGATGCCATCCGCCACCTGATCGCCGGCAACTGGAAAATGAACGGCCTGAAATCCTCTTTGGCCGAGTTCGAAGCCATGATCGCCGGCGCGGGCGCGTTGGCCGGCAAGGCCGACCTGCTGGTTTGCCCGCCGGCCACCCTGATCGCCGGTTTCGCCGACCGGGCGCGCGGCTCGAAACTGGCCGTCGGCGCCCAGGATTGCCACGCCAAGGCTTCCGGCGCCCATACCGGCGACCTTTCGGCGGAAATGCTGGCGGATGCCGGCGCCAGCGCCATCATCGTCGGACATTCGGAACGGCGCGCCGACCATGGCGAGAGCGATGCGCTGGTCCGCCAGAAGGCGGAAGCGGCGTGGCGGGCGGGGCTGGTGGCGATCGTCTGCATCGGTGAAACCCAACAGCAGCGCGATGCCGGCCAGACGCTGGATATCTGCGGCGGTCAGCTCGCGGGCTCGCTGCCGGATGGCACGACGGCGGCCAATCTGGTGGTGGCCTACGAGCCGGTCTGGGCCATCGGCACCGGGCTGACGCCGACGCCCGCGGATGTCGAGCAGGTCCATCGCTTCATCCGCGGCGTCCTCACCAGCCGCTTCAAGGCGGAAGGCGGCAAGATCCGGATTCTGTACGGCGGCTCGGTAAAGCCTTCCAATGCGGCGGAACTGATGGCGGTGAGCGACGTCAACGGCGCGCTGGTCGGCGGCGCCAGTCTGAAGGCTGTTGATTTCCTGGCGATTGCGGAAGGGTGCTAG
- a CDS encoding MFS transporter, whose product MAGMHQRTSDMADGRIVPITSALGLGIFLMLFDVTAVVVAMPGLAKDLGLAVAGAAWVIDAYSLAFTGALLASGALADRFGRRRSMLTGNAVFLAASIACGLSTDGAMLLASRVVQGAGAAFVVTGAIALVAGEFPDPGQRARAFGIIGVISGVAMALGPTLGGLLASWFGWRWIFYANIPFCLLLTFAVPRLVAEANDPNAPPLDPVAIALLTISLGLTIDALLRRDGSLPVRAACLAGGAMAAIMFVVQQRRSSRPVLDPRVFATPVMAGVGALLTAIQFGYWAVIVYLPLFLSAGLLVSMEVAGVALLAATLPMLPVPLIGGHLVTRWGWKRFFVIAFGLIAAGDALLALAAVCGSPVMRLAATVGGMLTIGVGAALANPQMSSVVLALAPPTQTGMASAVTLVVRQAGFAISIAALGATLARADMATAFAAPFALATLAALAAIVAAIVLLPARASQKGAAN is encoded by the coding sequence ATGGCCGGCATGCACCAACGTACATCTGATATGGCGGACGGGCGAATAGTCCCAATCACATCTGCCCTTGGCCTCGGCATATTTCTGATGCTGTTTGACGTGACCGCAGTCGTGGTCGCCATGCCCGGCCTTGCGAAGGACCTCGGCTTGGCCGTCGCCGGCGCCGCCTGGGTCATCGACGCATACAGCCTTGCCTTCACCGGCGCCCTCCTCGCCTCCGGGGCGCTGGCAGACCGCTTCGGTCGCCGCCGTTCGATGTTGACCGGCAACGCTGTGTTTCTGGCGGCTTCAATCGCATGCGGCCTGTCGACGGATGGCGCCATGCTGTTGGCCTCACGAGTCGTACAGGGCGCAGGAGCCGCTTTCGTCGTCACCGGCGCAATCGCGCTCGTCGCCGGTGAATTTCCGGATCCTGGTCAGCGGGCACGGGCGTTCGGCATCATCGGGGTCATTTCCGGGGTCGCGATGGCATTGGGCCCGACCTTGGGCGGTTTGCTCGCCTCGTGGTTCGGCTGGCGTTGGATCTTTTACGCCAATATCCCCTTTTGCCTTTTGCTGACCTTCGCCGTGCCGCGGCTGGTTGCCGAGGCGAATGATCCGAACGCGCCCCCGCTCGACCCCGTGGCAATCGCGTTGCTGACGATATCGCTGGGCTTGACGATCGATGCATTGCTCAGGCGAGACGGCTCGTTGCCAGTTCGCGCTGCTTGTCTCGCCGGTGGCGCAATGGCGGCGATCATGTTCGTTGTGCAGCAACGGCGCAGTTCGCGTCCGGTGCTCGACCCCCGTGTATTCGCAACACCAGTAATGGCCGGGGTCGGCGCGTTGCTCACGGCCATTCAGTTTGGCTACTGGGCCGTGATTGTCTACTTGCCGCTGTTCCTGAGCGCCGGGCTCCTGGTGAGCATGGAGGTGGCAGGTGTAGCCTTGCTTGCGGCAACCTTGCCGATGCTGCCAGTACCACTGATCGGCGGCCACTTGGTTACGCGGTGGGGATGGAAGCGCTTCTTCGTTATTGCATTCGGCCTCATCGCCGCGGGAGACGCATTGCTTGCGCTAGCTGCCGTATGCGGCAGCCCGGTAATGCGCCTTGCCGCAACCGTCGGCGGAATGCTTACCATCGGGGTCGGTGCCGCCTTGGCAAATCCGCAAATGTCGAGCGTGGTCCTGGCGCTCGCACCACCCACGCAAACCGGCATGGCCTCGGCCGTGACGCTGGTCGTTCGTCAAGCCGGCTTTGCCATCAGCATTGCAGCGCTGGGAGCAACGCTCGCGAGGGCCGACATGGCAACGGCGTTTGCGGCACCGTTCGCTCTGGCGACACTGGCCGCCTTAGCCGCCATCGTCGCCGCGATCGTTTTGCTTCCGGCGAGAGCTTCTCAAAAAGGCGCGGCAAATTGA
- a CDS encoding GNAT family N-acetyltransferase: protein MAEFQIEALKSSPDICSALCDMLIETVAHGGSVSFMHPLSEKTAETFWSNALNAADRGERIILGAFDGNDLVGTVTLLLDLPPNQPHRAEIAKMMTRVSHRHRGVATALLREAERIALARQRWLLVLDTAEDEGAAGLYERMGFKLTGLIPDYALKPHGGLTGTLIYWKRLQEAMLA from the coding sequence ATGGCCGAGTTCCAGATCGAAGCATTGAAATCTTCGCCGGACATCTGCTCGGCACTCTGTGACATGCTGATCGAAACGGTGGCGCATGGCGGCTCGGTCAGCTTCATGCATCCGCTGTCAGAGAAAACAGCCGAAACATTCTGGTCGAATGCGCTGAACGCCGCGGACCGCGGCGAGCGGATCATCCTCGGCGCCTTCGATGGCAACGACTTGGTCGGCACGGTCACGCTGCTGCTCGACCTGCCGCCGAACCAGCCGCACCGCGCCGAGATCGCAAAAATGATGACGCGCGTCAGCCACCGCCACCGCGGCGTCGCCACCGCGCTGCTGCGCGAGGCCGAACGCATCGCGCTCGCGCGCCAACGCTGGCTGCTGGTGCTCGATACCGCCGAGGACGAGGGCGCGGCCGGGCTCTACGAGCGGATGGGATTCAAGCTGACCGGATTGATTCCGGACTACGCACTCAAGCCGCATGGCGGCCTCACCGGCACGCTTATCTATTGGAAGCGGTTGCAGGAAGCTATGCTGGCATAG
- a CDS encoding helix-turn-helix domain-containing protein, producing MDTLIDDLSTRLAQRLRLERDSRGWSLADLAGRAGVSKATISKIERAEVSPTAVVLVRLASAFDLTLAGLMLRAEGQGDRLSRAADQPVWRDPETGYLRTQVFSRPDHPVELIKVEMPAKQRVTLPASSYAHIRQVLWVLSGALVLTDGGERHELKAGDCLGFGPPAEVTFANESAAPCTYVVALARS from the coding sequence ATGGATACTTTGATAGATGATCTCAGCACCCGGCTCGCCCAGCGCCTCCGGCTCGAACGGGACAGCCGCGGCTGGTCGCTGGCCGACCTCGCCGGGCGCGCAGGGGTTTCCAAGGCGACCATCAGCAAGATCGAGCGCGCCGAGGTCAGCCCGACCGCGGTGGTGCTGGTCCGGCTCGCCAGTGCCTTCGACCTCACCCTTGCCGGCCTGATGCTGCGCGCCGAGGGCCAGGGCGACCGGCTTTCCCGCGCCGCCGATCAACCCGTGTGGCGCGATCCCGAGACCGGCTATCTGCGCACGCAGGTTTTCAGCCGGCCCGATCATCCCGTTGAGCTTATCAAGGTCGAGATGCCGGCGAAGCAGCGCGTCACCCTGCCCGCCTCGTCCTATGCGCACATCCGTCAGGTGCTGTGGGTCCTGTCCGGCGCGCTCGTGCTGACCGACGGCGGCGAACGCCATGAACTGAAGGCCGGCGATTGCCTCGGCTTCGGCCCGCCCGCGGAAGTGACGTTTGCCAACGAGAGCGCCGCACCCTGCACGTATGTCGTCGCGTTGGCCCGGAGCTGA